The following proteins are encoded in a genomic region of Mustela erminea isolate mMusErm1 chromosome 3, mMusErm1.Pri, whole genome shotgun sequence:
- the LOC116585561 gene encoding rRNA-processing protein FCF1 homolog has product MGKQKKERKYATMKRMLSLRDQRLKEKYRLKPKKKDKKDPSALKEREVPQHPSCLFFQYNTQMGPPYHILVDTNFINFSIKAKLDLVQSMMDCLYAKCIPCITDCVMAEIEKLGRKYRVALRIAKDPRFEQLPCTHKGTYADYLLVQRVTQHKCYIVATIDEDLKQRIRKIPGVPIMYISNHRYNIEWVPDDYGAPWF; this is encoded by the coding sequence ATggggaagcaaaagaaagaaagaaagtatgcGACTATGAAGCGAATGCTTAGTCTCCGAGATCAGAGGCTTAAAGAAAAGTATagattaaaacctaaaaaaaaagacaagaaagatcCCAGTGCACTCAAGGAAAGAGAAGTCCCCCAACATCCTTCCTGCTTATTCTTCCAATATAACACACAGATGGGCCCACCTTACCACATCCTGGTTGATACCAACTTTATCAACTTTTCCATTAAAGCCAAACTTGACTTAGTACAGTCAATGATGGACTGTCTTTATGCCAAGTGTATCCCTTGTATAACTGACTGTGTAATGGCTGAAATTGAAAAACTGGGGCGGAAGTATCGAGTGGCTCTAAGGATTGCCAAGGATCCAAGATTTGAACAATTACCGTGCACACACAAAGGAACCTATGCAGATTACCTCTTAGTGCAGAGAGTAACTCAGCACAAGTGTTACATTGTGGCCACAATTGACGAAGACCTTAAACAAAGGATCCGGAAGATTCCTGGAGTTCCCATCATGTACATTTCTAACCATAGGTACAACATTGAGTGGGTGCCGGATGATTATGGAGCCCCTTGGTTCTAA